Proteins from a genomic interval of Rattus norvegicus strain BN/NHsdMcwi chromosome 2, GRCr8, whole genome shotgun sequence:
- the LOC120100611 gene encoding large ribosomal subunit protein uL30m-like, producing MAGVLHSIFLRPPGRLQSVKKGSESLIRTEWIYHKFIRSRLPDKVFEPRPEGHEKHNGDPHNPHKLHIVTRISIKRCLFWEKHTIKELRLQKAHSLQSHKDIQQVNAKPEVVKHLMRIQPLKLPQGLPTEETMSSMCLKSTGELVVQSHLNPVEQEAKS from the coding sequence ATGGCTGGGGTTCTGCACTCAATATTTCTGAGGCCTCCAGGCAGACTACAGTCTGTGAAGAAAGGTTCAGAATCTCTCATCCGTACAGAGTGGATTTATCACAAATTTATCAGATCAAGACTTCCAGATAAAGTATTTGAGCCTAGACCTGAAGGTCATGAAAAACATAATGGGGATCCACACAACCCTCATAAACTGCATATTGTTACAAGAATAAGTATAAAGAGGTGTCTATTCTGGGAAAAACATACAATCAAGGAGCTCAGACTGCAGAAGGCACACAGCCTTCAGAGTCACAAGGACATCCAGCAGGTAAATGCAAAGCCTGAAGTAGTTAAGCACTTGATGCGCATCCAGCCCCTGAAGCTGCCACAGGGACTTCCCACAGAAGAGACCATGTCCAGCATGTGCCTCAAGAGCACTGGGGAATTGGTTGTGCAGTCGCATCTGAATCCTGTGGAGCAGGAAGCAAAGTCCTGA